Proteins from one Gilliamella sp. ESL0443 genomic window:
- the recR gene encoding recombination mediator RecR, which yields MQISPLLESLISALRCLPGVGPKSAQRMAYHLLQRNRQAGLNLAQELNEAMNNIGHCKQCRTFTEQEICNICANVRRQSSDQLCVVESPADIFAIEQTGQYSGRYFVLLGHLSPLDGIGPSDIGLDLLKIRLSSESISEVILATNPTVEGDATANYIAQMCNEFNIVATRIAHGVPVGGELEMVDGTTLSHSFVGRQKIDF from the coding sequence ATGCAAATCAGTCCGTTATTAGAATCACTTATTAGCGCACTTCGCTGCTTACCTGGGGTTGGTCCAAAATCAGCACAACGAATGGCTTATCATCTATTACAACGTAATCGCCAAGCAGGTCTCAATTTGGCTCAAGAGTTAAATGAGGCTATGAATAATATTGGTCATTGCAAACAATGTCGAACCTTTACTGAACAAGAGATCTGCAATATCTGCGCGAATGTCCGTCGGCAAAGTAGCGATCAACTCTGTGTGGTTGAATCGCCAGCAGATATTTTTGCTATTGAGCAAACAGGGCAGTATAGTGGTCGTTATTTCGTTTTACTGGGGCATCTGTCACCACTTGATGGTATTGGCCCGAGTGATATTGGTCTCGACCTTTTAAAAATTAGGTTAAGTTCAGAATCAATTAGTGAAGTTATTTTAGCTACCAATCCAACGGTTGAAGGTGATGCTACAGCCAATTATATCGCCCAGATGTGTAATGAATTTAATATCGTTGCGACTCGAATTGCGCACGGTGTACCAGTGGGTGGAGAGCTTGAAATGGTTGATGGTACAACATTGTCACATTCCTTTGTTGGTCGACAAAAGATAGATTTTTAG
- a CDS encoding pyridoxal phosphatase, translating into MKYKAVAFDMDGTLLGSNRLILPETVDMIQRISDKGIKVILVSGRHHTVIHPYYYQLKLSTPAICCNGTYLYDFEKQQNFAAKPMTKQQAKTLLNLVNQYGIHTMIYTDQFMNYEVLDDHLEGFFQWVKSLPEFLQPEVKKVDDFEKLIDQANLIFKFATSSHDISALKQFSNEVDALGEFSCEWSWSNRADVAVKGNTKGNGLKHWAEHENIKLSEIVAFGDSYNDISMLSIAGLGIAMGNADKEVKEKANYSIGDNNSPSIAAELEKIFSN; encoded by the coding sequence ATGAAATATAAAGCAGTCGCATTTGATATGGATGGAACGTTACTTGGTAGTAATCGTTTAATCCTTCCTGAAACAGTAGATATGATACAAAGAATTAGTGATAAAGGAATTAAAGTCATTTTGGTATCAGGCCGTCATCATACCGTTATTCACCCTTATTACTACCAACTAAAATTATCTACACCTGCGATTTGCTGTAATGGAACCTATTTATACGATTTCGAAAAGCAGCAAAACTTTGCTGCGAAACCAATGACTAAACAACAGGCAAAGACATTGTTAAATTTAGTTAACCAATATGGCATTCATACTATGATTTATACTGATCAGTTTATGAATTATGAAGTTCTTGATGATCATTTAGAAGGTTTCTTTCAATGGGTGAAGTCTTTACCTGAATTTCTACAACCAGAAGTTAAAAAAGTTGATGACTTCGAGAAACTGATTGATCAAGCAAATTTGATTTTCAAATTTGCGACCAGTAGTCATGATATTTCAGCATTAAAACAATTTTCAAATGAGGTTGATGCGCTCGGTGAGTTTTCTTGTGAATGGTCATGGTCAAATCGTGCTGATGTGGCGGTAAAAGGGAATACTAAAGGAAACGGATTAAAGCATTGGGCTGAACATGAAAATATCAAATTAAGTGAAATTGTAGCTTTTGGTGATAGTTACAATGATATCAGTATGTTATCCATAGCAGGATTAGGCATTGCAATGGGTAATGCGGATAAAGAAGTCAAAGAAAAAGCTAATTATTCAATTGGCGATAATAACAGCCCAAGTATTGCCGCTGAACTTGAAAAAATATTTTCAAATTAG
- the truC gene encoding tRNA pseudouridine(65) synthase TruC has protein sequence MVFEILYQDNDLIAINKPEGWLVHRSWLDKNETVVVMQTLRDQIGQHVYPIHRLDRPTSGVLIFALSSEIARLLSEQFASKQIEKVYHAIVRGYVDDEAIIDYPLVEELDKIADKFTRKDKPAQDAITFYKGLSKIELPIEVGKYKTARYSFVELKPQTGRKHQLRRHLKHIFHPIIGDSKHGDLHQNRAFSQYFDIKRLMLHASTVKMIHPITSTPITIHAKLSDDWLTILQNFK, from the coding sequence ATGGTCTTTGAAATTCTTTATCAAGATAATGATTTAATCGCAATCAACAAGCCAGAAGGGTGGTTAGTACACCGAAGCTGGCTTGATAAAAATGAAACTGTCGTTGTTATGCAAACGTTGCGCGATCAAATCGGACAGCATGTTTACCCCATCCATCGCCTTGATCGACCAACATCAGGTGTATTAATTTTTGCTTTATCTAGTGAGATTGCAAGATTGTTGTCTGAACAATTTGCATCCAAGCAAATTGAAAAAGTTTATCATGCTATTGTACGTGGTTATGTTGATGATGAAGCAATCATTGATTATCCTTTAGTTGAAGAGTTGGATAAAATCGCTGATAAGTTTACACGTAAAGATAAGCCGGCCCAAGATGCTATAACTTTTTATAAAGGTTTGAGTAAAATAGAGTTGCCTATTGAAGTGGGTAAATATAAAACAGCTAGATATAGCTTTGTTGAATTAAAACCACAAACAGGAAGAAAGCACCAATTACGCCGTCATCTTAAACATATTTTTCACCCTATCATAGGTGATAGTAAACATGGTGATCTTCATCAAAATCGAGCTTTTAGTCAATATTTTGATATTAAGCGCCTGATGTTACATGCTAGTACTGTTAAAATGATTCATCCCATTACATCTACCCCTATCACTATTCATGCAAAATTAAGTGATGATTGGTTAACGATATTACAAAATTTTAAATAA
- a CDS encoding tyrosine-protein phosphatase, translating into MLEKNNEISVIRNKQGKLEVTFNSDKPADLYWTTEADVNTNNKTLIGNALKSPVIFDDPLNAKSRIYLILQINGQKPFLFGERTLPINGLNNFRDFGGYVGAKGKRIKWGMLYRSNHLHGLKPDAQQYIKALNIKTIIDYRCENEVKTSPNCSIGERQTFNLDASAQTAELAAQFAADPSNEDRALIESVLRDIPKELVNGDGIQVLEQYRNFVLSEKSKKAYREMLRVILDSNNSPSLQHCRGGKDRTGYGVLLIQVMLGVSESDIIYDYMLTHDNRLERNKIKMAAYREITDNEDVLGYLLSLIDTREIFINEVFDTMRKIAGSPSNYIKQELGFTDEDFEKMASIYLEA; encoded by the coding sequence ATGTTAGAAAAAAATAATGAAATATCAGTAATTAGGAATAAGCAAGGAAAATTAGAAGTTACTTTTAATAGTGATAAGCCTGCAGATTTATATTGGACAACCGAAGCTGATGTAAACACTAATAATAAAACACTAATTGGAAATGCATTAAAATCCCCAGTAATATTTGATGATCCATTAAACGCTAAAAGCCGAATCTATCTCATATTACAAATAAATGGCCAAAAACCATTTTTATTTGGAGAACGAACATTACCAATCAATGGACTAAATAATTTCCGTGATTTTGGTGGTTATGTCGGTGCAAAAGGAAAACGTATAAAATGGGGAATGTTGTATCGTTCTAATCATCTTCACGGCCTAAAACCTGATGCACAACAATATATAAAAGCATTGAATATAAAAACAATCATTGATTATCGTTGTGAAAATGAGGTTAAAACAAGCCCGAATTGTTCAATTGGTGAAAGACAAACTTTTAATTTGGATGCCTCTGCTCAAACAGCAGAATTAGCTGCACAATTTGCAGCTGATCCAAGCAATGAAGATCGGGCATTAATTGAAAGTGTTCTTCGTGATATTCCAAAGGAGTTAGTTAATGGTGACGGTATACAAGTACTTGAGCAATATCGTAACTTTGTACTAAGTGAAAAATCTAAAAAAGCCTATCGAGAAATGTTAAGAGTAATTTTAGATTCAAATAACAGCCCTAGCCTTCAACACTGTCGAGGCGGTAAAGATCGGACGGGTTATGGTGTATTGTTAATTCAAGTTATGTTAGGTGTATCTGAATCAGATATTATATATGATTATATGCTAACACATGATAATCGATTGGAACGCAATAAAATAAAAATGGCTGCTTATCGAGAGATCACTGATAATGAAGACGTTTTGGGTTATCTACTAAGTTTAATTGATACCCGAGAAATCTTTATTAATGAGGTTTTCGATACTATGAGAAAAATTGCAGGCTCACCTAGCAATTACATTAAGCAAGAACTTGGTTTTACCGATGAAGATTTCGAAAAAATGGCGTCTATTTATCTCGAAGCTTAA
- a CDS encoding PTS system mannose/fructose/sorbose family transporter subunit IID, producing MNNEKKITKKDLNSVFWKIQTIPFSFNYEKLQTIGFAHCMIPILDRLYKDADKETRVRAMQRHFEFFNTQVNAGALVLGVTAAVEEKTTEEEKDAVISLKAGLMGPFAGLGDSLLKFTWMPICGSIGAAFALQGNIIGPILMFFIYNLVNIFTKYFFVHYGYNKGIDLIEQSKNSNIIQRISNVANVVGVMVLGSLIASTVKVSTPYLIEVGEQSIKVQEMFDKVMPNLLTLLFTLAVFFLVRKFQGKYTVSLIIAVMVIGVVLSSVGILH from the coding sequence ATGAACAATGAAAAGAAAATTACTAAAAAAGATCTTAATAGTGTCTTTTGGAAAATACAAACAATCCCTTTTTCATTCAACTATGAAAAATTACAAACGATTGGATTTGCTCACTGTATGATTCCAATTCTAGACCGTCTTTATAAGGACGCCGATAAAGAAACTCGCGTTAGAGCAATGCAACGCCATTTTGAGTTTTTCAATACGCAAGTTAATGCCGGAGCATTAGTTCTTGGCGTTACAGCTGCTGTCGAAGAGAAAACAACGGAAGAAGAAAAAGATGCGGTCATTTCGTTAAAAGCTGGATTAATGGGCCCGTTTGCAGGTTTGGGTGATAGTCTACTGAAATTTACTTGGATGCCGATATGTGGAAGTATTGGTGCAGCTTTTGCGTTACAAGGTAATATCATTGGACCCATATTAATGTTTTTCATCTATAATTTAGTCAACATTTTTACAAAATATTTCTTTGTTCATTATGGATATAACAAAGGAATTGATCTTATAGAGCAATCTAAAAATTCAAATATTATTCAGCGAATTAGTAACGTTGCAAATGTCGTTGGCGTAATGGTGCTAGGATCGTTAATAGCCTCAACAGTAAAAGTATCAACACCTTATTTAATTGAAGTTGGTGAGCAATCAATAAAAGTTCAAGAAATGTTTGATAAGGTAATGCCAAATTTATTAACGCTTCTTTTTACCTTAGCTGTTTTTTTCTTAGTTAGGAAATTTCAAGGTAAATATACAGTATCGCTCATTATTGCTGTAATGGTAATTGGAGTCGTTCTTTCATCAGTCGGCATATTACACTAG
- a CDS encoding PTS sugar transporter subunit IIC → MLTQAILVAIWAGICSLDDVGPQMLRRPLLTGTVAGIIMGDMVQGLAIGATLELMWMGVGNVGAYSAPDIVAGAIIGVSLGISTGGGVATGVALALPVSILCQQLLILWRSFACFLNPWAEKSIQNGDYKGLVKVHYFSTPIWFLIRAVPCFLAIYFGSDLIKTILDAIPKNIIDGMGVASKLIPAVGICILLLMLLKGSMWFFFLLGFVLTSYLKLPIIPVTFVALAFAVLYDMAFTAGKNNNQNNQEKPMQNDSIEEEYDL, encoded by the coding sequence ATGTTAACACAAGCTATTCTTGTCGCCATTTGGGCGGGAATTTGTTCACTCGATGATGTTGGGCCACAAATGTTACGTCGGCCTTTATTAACCGGTACTGTAGCAGGCATCATCATGGGTGATATGGTTCAAGGATTAGCCATTGGTGCAACACTTGAACTTATGTGGATGGGCGTTGGAAATGTTGGAGCTTACTCTGCGCCAGATATTGTTGCTGGTGCAATTATTGGCGTTTCATTAGGTATTTCAACTGGCGGTGGTGTTGCCACTGGAGTTGCATTAGCCCTACCCGTTTCAATACTTTGCCAACAATTACTTATTCTATGGCGATCATTTGCTTGTTTCTTAAATCCATGGGCAGAAAAAAGCATACAAAATGGAGATTATAAAGGACTAGTTAAAGTACATTATTTTTCAACACCTATATGGTTTTTAATTAGAGCTGTTCCATGCTTTTTAGCAATTTATTTTGGCAGTGATCTTATTAAAACAATTTTAGACGCTATTCCAAAGAATATAATTGATGGTATGGGTGTCGCTTCAAAATTAATCCCAGCAGTAGGTATTTGTATTCTATTGTTGATGTTATTAAAAGGCTCAATGTGGTTCTTCTTTTTACTCGGATTTGTTTTAACTAGTTACCTAAAACTACCAATCATACCTGTTACCTTCGTTGCACTTGCCTTTGCTGTTTTATATGACATGGCATTCACCGCGGGCAAAAACAATAATCAAAATAATCAAGAAAAACCTATGCAAAATGACAGTATTGAAGAGGAATATGACCTATGA
- a CDS encoding PTS sugar transporter subunit IIB, which produces MPINVARIDDRLIHGQVITTWVKNYDIEQVLVINDKVADDKVQQSVLTMSAPPGLKVLIFGVQQFIEILKKTPIKKRTMLLFTNSIDVDALVDGGLSLEKLNVGGMRMQDGRHQLSRAVSVTPEEEQAFRNLIAKNVEVEIQMVPKDPIVDLKTLLS; this is translated from the coding sequence ATGCCAATTAATGTAGCACGAATCGATGACCGATTAATTCATGGACAAGTTATTACAACTTGGGTGAAAAACTATGATATCGAGCAAGTATTAGTCATCAACGATAAAGTTGCTGATGACAAAGTTCAACAATCAGTATTAACCATGTCTGCACCGCCAGGATTAAAGGTTTTGATCTTTGGAGTACAGCAATTTATCGAAATCTTAAAAAAGACACCTATCAAAAAAAGAACAATGTTACTGTTCACCAATAGTATTGACGTTGACGCATTAGTGGACGGTGGATTGTCACTAGAAAAACTCAATGTAGGTGGAATGCGTATGCAAGATGGTCGTCATCAATTATCAAGAGCGGTGTCTGTCACACCAGAAGAAGAACAAGCATTTAGAAATCTCATTGCAAAAAATGTTGAAGTTGAAATTCAGATGGTGCCTAAAGATCCCATTGTCGATCTAAAAACCCTACTCAGCTAA
- a CDS encoding PTS sugar transporter subunit IIA, which translates to MSNPLPIILASHGPFAQGALECAQMLMGKQESIHIISVLVDSNINNLREEMQSSYKKLNQGNGVIILVDIMGGTPCNLASELLISHDDVLLFCGFNIPVLLEVLNNREGTLNDAKQAIEEAFPQSCKDVRQLLNIKNEEVNEL; encoded by the coding sequence ATGTCTAATCCTTTACCTATCATTTTAGCAAGTCATGGCCCTTTTGCTCAGGGTGCACTTGAATGTGCACAGATGCTTATGGGCAAGCAAGAAAGTATCCACATTATTTCAGTTTTAGTTGATAGCAATATCAATAATTTACGAGAAGAAATGCAAAGTAGTTATAAAAAACTTAATCAAGGCAATGGAGTAATTATTTTGGTTGATATTATGGGAGGAACTCCCTGCAATCTTGCTAGCGAATTACTGATATCCCATGACGATGTTTTACTATTTTGTGGTTTTAATATTCCCGTACTACTTGAAGTTTTAAACAATAGAGAAGGAACATTGAACGATGCCAAACAAGCTATTGAAGAAGCATTTCCTCAAAGCTGTAAAGACGTTAGACAACTGCTAAATATTAAAAATGAAGAAGTTAATGAATTGTAA